From the bacterium genome, one window contains:
- a CDS encoding MoxR family ATPase, protein MAITRELIRAGLERARYITTEAVETVLYLSLVLEKPLLIEGPAGAGKTEIGKVLAATLDAELIRLQCYEGLDEAKALYEWNYQKQLLRIQADRDQGLSGEEMTQHVFSREYLLDRPLLRAITTPRRAVLLIDEIDKADEEFEAFLLELLSDFQVSIPELGTVRAQHRPAVVLTSNRARELSEALKRRCLYLWLDFPGVEKEREIVALKVPDLEPQLQAHVARFVHALRKLDLHKAPSIAETLDWARALRALQIRELNAAAVRQTLNLVLKSEEDLRKAEGKSAQLLAAATKSG, encoded by the coding sequence ATGGCGATCACCCGCGAGCTGATCCGCGCCGGCCTCGAGCGGGCGCGCTACATCACCACCGAGGCGGTGGAGACGGTGCTCTACCTGTCGCTGGTGCTCGAGAAGCCGCTGCTCATCGAAGGTCCGGCCGGCGCCGGCAAAACGGAGATCGGCAAGGTGCTGGCGGCGACGCTCGACGCCGAGCTGATCCGCCTCCAGTGCTACGAGGGACTCGACGAGGCCAAGGCGCTCTACGAGTGGAACTACCAGAAGCAGTTGCTGCGCATTCAGGCCGATCGCGACCAGGGCCTGTCCGGCGAGGAGATGACGCAGCACGTCTTCTCGCGTGAGTACCTGCTCGATCGGCCGCTCCTGCGGGCGATCACGACGCCGCGCCGCGCCGTCCTGCTGATCGACGAGATCGACAAGGCCGACGAGGAGTTCGAAGCCTTCCTGCTCGAGCTGCTCTCCGACTTCCAGGTCTCCATCCCCGAGCTCGGCACCGTCCGCGCCCAGCACCGCCCGGCGGTGGTGCTGACCTCGAATCGCGCCCGCGAGCTGTCGGAGGCGCTCAAGCGCCGCTGTCTCTACCTCTGGCTCGACTTTCCCGGCGTCGAGAAAGAGCGCGAGATCGTCGCCCTCAAGGTGCCCGACCTCGAACCGCAGTTGCAGGCGCACGTCGCGCGCTTCGTGCACGCGCTGCGCAAGCTCGACCTGCACAAGGCGCCGTCGATCGCCGAGACCCTCGATTGGGCGCGCGCCCTGCGCGCCCTGCAGATACGCGAGCTCAACGCCGCCGCCGTCCGCCAGACGCTGAACCTGGTGCTCAAGTCGGAGGAGGATCTGCGCAAAGCCGAGGGCAAGAGCGCGCAGTTGCTGGCGGCGGCGACGAAATCCGGATGA
- a CDS encoding VWA domain-containing protein: MKDQLLGFFDALRQAGLAPSVGETLDAAAAVRAAGIERPVLREALAAALIKDHAERATFDDVFDRYFALPPAAARARRPSMPRQGDEGSGRGGEGAGRGQPRQEGAAGQQPREEPRRGHDQRARELARRRALAAKPFREMEPDEVEGLDDLVAELGRRLRSRFARRQRRVRGGRVDMRRTIRRALARGGVPVEILFRAPRPGRSDLLALVDVSHSTATAAEFLLALLAPARRHFRRVTLLAYVDRPCPVSFEAGQVVPHEALDLNARSDFGNVLKLLAERWDVAIGRNTVLLILGDARNNRRPPRADLLARLRRVARRIIWLNPEPVARWNTGDSVMATYARHSDAVLAAWSPATLAAALGELPRH; encoded by the coding sequence ATGAAGGACCAACTGCTCGGGTTCTTCGATGCGCTCCGGCAGGCGGGACTGGCGCCGAGCGTCGGCGAGACGCTGGACGCGGCGGCGGCGGTGCGCGCCGCGGGCATCGAGCGACCGGTGCTGCGCGAAGCGCTGGCGGCGGCGCTGATCAAGGACCACGCCGAACGAGCGACCTTCGACGACGTCTTCGACCGCTACTTCGCCCTGCCGCCGGCCGCGGCGCGGGCGCGCCGGCCGTCGATGCCGCGCCAGGGCGACGAGGGCAGCGGGCGCGGCGGCGAAGGCGCCGGGCGCGGCCAGCCGCGGCAGGAGGGCGCGGCCGGCCAGCAGCCGCGCGAGGAGCCCCGCCGCGGACACGATCAGCGCGCGCGCGAACTGGCGCGGCGTCGCGCCCTGGCGGCGAAGCCGTTCCGCGAGATGGAGCCCGACGAGGTCGAGGGGCTCGACGATCTGGTCGCCGAGCTCGGCCGCCGGCTGCGCAGCCGCTTCGCGCGCCGCCAGCGCCGGGTGCGCGGCGGGCGGGTCGACATGCGCCGCACCATCCGTCGCGCCCTGGCGCGCGGCGGCGTCCCAGTGGAGATTCTCTTCCGCGCCCCGCGCCCGGGGCGCAGCGATCTGCTGGCACTGGTCGACGTGTCGCATTCCACCGCCACCGCCGCCGAATTCCTGCTCGCCCTCCTGGCCCCGGCGCGCCGCCATTTCCGCCGCGTCACCCTGCTCGCCTACGTCGACCGCCCCTGTCCGGTCTCGTTCGAGGCCGGGCAGGTGGTGCCGCACGAGGCGCTCGACCTCAACGCCCGCTCCGATTTCGGCAACGTCCTGAAACTGCTCGCCGAGCGTTGGGACGTCGCGATCGGACGCAACACCGTCCTTCTCATCCTCGGCGATGCCCGCAACAACCGCCGCCCGCCGCGCGCCGACCTCCTGGCGCGCCTGCGGCGGGTCGCCCGCCGGATCATCTGGCTGAACCCCGAACCGGTGGCGCGCTGGAATACCGGCGACAGCGTCATGGCGACCTACGCCCGCCACAGCGACGCCGTGCTGGCGGCCTGGAGCCCCGCCACCCTCGCCGCCGCCCTGGGGGAGCTGCCGCGCCACTAG
- a CDS encoding penicillin acylase family protein, giving the protein MKMLARALGTPGNARTFPALTRANLPPMRGALRILRDANGATHVYAEDERDRYAAAGWLQAADRFFLLDIVRHLGAGRLCALLGNWKAPRGLGLGGGGRVSDLDGFVRPFGFEAQSRADVTRLAPRAAGLLEAYSDGVNAALHAMRGVYPPEYLLVGAPRPWQPADCLLNGRACAFVVSLTGFENERVFDAVRGARGDGLARRLFPEAPWENVPTSYRVGTGDDTPETPLGASAIGSNNWAVSGALSASGRPVVANDPHVPFVPLPTFWHHLHLHGPDHRVQGGMFPGLPAFGFGHNGDLAWGCTTGFRDAYDVYRVHRLADDPSRYRTEHGSGAIAKHREELPARGGRTVTLEWESCEHGVIYPGWHHHDGTPLAVRIVPSDTAAMFEGYVALAEARTVDAFRAGLARCNEGPFDFNLVYGHRDGAIAWELFGHAPRRRSEGLFVRDADDPAGQWDGFIPFAEMPKQRDPARGFVATANSETDPAQCAAVFTPTHCEPRYRTDQIGARLAARRDHDPASFAAIQRDVHADYAPALRDACVAAIGEVSGNDVARRALAVLRAWDGAFDSESAGGAVFALLHQDLPFRLFAPLLGPSLGSRFAHGRRAMPRLHRLLLDREDALRADIEGAAGRPLATLVREGFFAVVERLAAAQGCDPVAWRWGAVQRIWLGTPLGLLPLVGRRFVALDAAFPGDEYTINPSRSIPLRGRHYAFVGATSRFICDLATPDEALFAHSAGPSADVRSPLFRAGAESWQRFQYFRSALWEADQVPDVIERLDG; this is encoded by the coding sequence ATGAAGATGCTGGCGCGCGCCCTCGGGACCCCGGGCAACGCGCGCACGTTCCCGGCGCTCACCCGCGCCAACCTGCCGCCGATGCGCGGCGCGCTGCGGATCCTGCGCGACGCCAACGGCGCCACGCACGTCTACGCCGAGGACGAGCGCGATCGCTACGCCGCCGCCGGTTGGCTGCAGGCCGCGGATCGCTTCTTCCTCCTCGACATCGTCCGCCATCTCGGCGCCGGCCGGCTGTGCGCGCTGCTCGGCAACTGGAAGGCGCCGCGCGGCCTCGGCCTGGGCGGCGGCGGCCGGGTCAGCGATCTCGACGGCTTCGTGCGCCCCTTCGGCTTCGAGGCGCAGAGCCGCGCCGACGTCACCCGCCTGGCGCCGCGCGCCGCCGGCCTGCTCGAGGCATACAGCGACGGGGTCAACGCGGCGCTGCACGCGATGCGCGGCGTCTACCCGCCCGAGTACCTGCTGGTCGGCGCGCCGCGCCCCTGGCAGCCGGCCGACTGCCTGCTCAACGGCCGCGCCTGCGCCTTCGTCGTGTCGCTCACCGGGTTCGAGAACGAACGCGTCTTCGACGCCGTGCGCGGCGCCCGCGGCGACGGCCTGGCGCGCCGCCTCTTCCCGGAGGCGCCATGGGAGAACGTCCCCACCAGCTATCGCGTCGGCACCGGCGACGACACGCCGGAGACGCCGCTCGGCGCCTCGGCCATCGGCAGCAACAACTGGGCGGTCTCCGGCGCGCTCAGCGCCAGCGGCCGGCCGGTGGTCGCGAACGACCCGCACGTGCCGTTCGTCCCCCTGCCCACCTTCTGGCACCACCTGCACCTGCACGGTCCCGACCACCGCGTGCAGGGGGGCATGTTTCCCGGCCTTCCCGCCTTCGGCTTCGGGCACAATGGCGACCTGGCGTGGGGCTGCACCACCGGCTTCCGCGACGCCTACGACGTCTACCGTGTCCATCGCCTGGCCGACGATCCGAGCCGCTACCGCACCGAGCACGGCAGCGGCGCCATCGCCAAGCACCGCGAGGAGCTGCCGGCGCGCGGTGGGCGGACGGTGACGCTGGAGTGGGAGTCGTGCGAGCACGGCGTCATCTACCCCGGCTGGCACCATCACGACGGCACGCCGCTGGCGGTGCGCATCGTGCCGAGCGACACCGCGGCGATGTTCGAGGGCTACGTGGCGCTGGCGGAGGCGCGGACGGTCGACGCCTTTCGCGCCGGCCTGGCGCGCTGCAACGAGGGGCCCTTCGATTTCAACCTCGTCTACGGGCACCGCGACGGCGCCATCGCCTGGGAGCTCTTCGGCCACGCGCCGCGCCGCCGCAGCGAGGGGCTGTTCGTCCGCGACGCCGACGATCCCGCCGGCCAGTGGGACGGCTTCATCCCCTTCGCCGAGATGCCGAAGCAGCGCGATCCGGCGCGCGGGTTCGTCGCTACCGCCAACTCCGAGACCGATCCGGCGCAGTGCGCGGCGGTGTTCACGCCCACCCACTGCGAGCCGCGCTATCGCACCGATCAGATCGGCGCTCGCCTGGCGGCGCGCCGCGATCACGACCCGGCGAGCTTCGCGGCGATCCAGCGCGACGTCCACGCCGACTACGCGCCGGCGCTGCGCGACGCCTGCGTCGCCGCGATCGGCGAGGTCTCGGGCAACGACGTGGCGCGGCGCGCTCTGGCGGTGCTGCGCGCCTGGGACGGCGCCTTCGACAGCGAATCCGCCGGCGGCGCGGTGTTCGCCCTCCTGCACCAGGATCTCCCCTTTCGCCTGTTCGCGCCGCTGCTCGGTCCGTCGCTGGGGAGCCGCTTCGCGCACGGCCGACGGGCGATGCCGCGCCTGCACCGGCTGCTCCTCGACCGCGAGGATGCGCTGCGCGCCGACATCGAAGGCGCCGCCGGGCGGCCGCTGGCGACCCTGGTCCGCGAGGGCTTCTTCGCCGTCGTCGAACGGCTCGCCGCGGCGCAGGGCTGCGATCCGGTCGCCTGGCGCTGGGGCGCCGTGCAGCGCATCTGGCTGGGCACGCCGCTCGGCCTGCTCCCGCTTGTCGGCCGTCGCTTCGTGGCCCTCGACGCCGCCTTTCCCGGCGACGAATACACCATCAATCCCTCGCGCTCGATCCCGCTGCGCGGCCGCCACTACGCCTTCGTCGGCGCCACCAGCCGCTTCATCTGCGACCTGGCGACGCCGGACGAAGCGCTGTTCGCGCACAGCGCCGGGCCGAGCGCCGACGTCCGCTCGCCGCTGTTCCGCGCCGGCGCCGAGTCGTGGCAGCGCTTCCAGTACTTCCGCTCGGCGCTCTGGGAGGCCGACCAGGTGCCCGACGTCATCGAGCGCCTCGACGGGTGA
- a CDS encoding PaaI family thioesterase yields the protein MSDRDTALEELAASVRRLIDATVRVDGDAALLRAASRRVDDLAAALRGAAPDPPPPRYPGGETPMGFFPYDFVIGRWNPLAAPIAMRWEDPLAVGEVTFGTAYEGPPGCVHGGAIAAAFDQVLNVANVMSATAGPTARLQMFYRRPTPLHQPLRFEGWVARREERKVHSAGRLLAGDVVTVEAEGLYVILDPLRVVNLLG from the coding sequence ATGTCCGACCGTGACACCGCCCTCGAAGAGCTCGCCGCCAGCGTGCGGCGCCTGATCGATGCCACCGTCCGCGTCGACGGCGACGCCGCGCTGCTGCGCGCCGCCTCGCGCCGCGTCGACGACCTCGCCGCCGCGTTGCGCGGCGCGGCGCCCGATCCGCCGCCGCCGCGCTATCCCGGCGGCGAGACGCCGATGGGGTTCTTCCCCTACGACTTCGTCATCGGCCGCTGGAACCCGCTCGCCGCGCCGATCGCCATGCGCTGGGAGGACCCCCTCGCCGTCGGCGAGGTGACCTTCGGGACCGCCTATGAAGGCCCCCCGGGCTGCGTGCACGGCGGGGCGATCGCGGCGGCGTTCGACCAGGTGCTGAACGTCGCCAACGTGATGAGCGCCACCGCTGGCCCGACCGCGCGGCTGCAGATGTTCTACCGCCGGCCAACGCCGCTGCACCAGCCGCTGCGCTTCGAGGGCTGGGTGGCGCGACGCGAGGAGCGCAAGGTGCACAGCGCCGGGCGCCTGCTCGCCGGCGACGTCGTCACCGTCGAGGCCGAAGGCCTCTACGTCATTCTCGATCCACTGCGGGTGGTGAACCTGCTCGGCTGA
- a CDS encoding prolyl oligopeptidase family serine peptidase yields the protein MSRWLLALCALVAVGCGEGGHSGAATTAPDGSFAIASAALRLVDPTRPTAANGGAPGSEARTLPTTVYYPDAPGRFPLIVFAHGLGALGRLYFVILQAWAAEGYVVAAPDFPLTHAQTPGGATADDYVNQPADVSFVIDELLRLDADPASALHARVDRQRIGAAGQSLGGLTTFGVTLNTCCRDPRIDAAVPMAGLLWAFPGGEYSGAGAPPTLVIHGDADDTVPYTEARAAYGTLRAPKALLTLIGGGHILPYVGSGDRDAQRAIIDASTAFFDWYLKHERGARSRLLAVGRRPRVRLDANL from the coding sequence ATGTCGCGCTGGCTGCTCGCGCTGTGCGCCCTGGTGGCCGTCGGCTGTGGCGAGGGCGGCCATTCCGGCGCCGCGACCACCGCGCCGGACGGCAGCTTCGCGATCGCCAGTGCCGCGCTGCGGCTGGTCGACCCGACGCGACCGACCGCGGCCAACGGCGGCGCGCCCGGCAGCGAGGCGCGGACGTTGCCCACCACCGTCTACTACCCGGACGCGCCGGGCCGCTTCCCGCTGATCGTCTTCGCGCACGGCCTCGGGGCGCTCGGCCGCCTGTACTTCGTCATCCTCCAGGCCTGGGCGGCGGAGGGGTACGTCGTCGCCGCGCCCGACTTCCCGCTCACTCACGCCCAGACACCCGGCGGCGCCACGGCCGACGACTACGTCAACCAGCCGGCCGACGTCAGCTTCGTGATCGACGAGCTGCTGCGACTCGACGCCGACCCGGCGAGCGCGCTGCACGCCCGCGTCGATCGCCAGCGCATCGGCGCCGCCGGGCAGTCGCTCGGCGGGCTGACGACCTTCGGCGTCACCCTCAACACCTGCTGCCGCGACCCGCGCATCGACGCCGCCGTGCCGATGGCGGGACTGCTCTGGGCATTCCCCGGCGGCGAGTACAGCGGCGCCGGCGCGCCGCCGACCCTGGTGATCCACGGCGACGCCGACGACACCGTCCCCTACACCGAGGCGCGCGCCGCCTACGGCACGCTGCGGGCGCCGAAGGCCCTGCTCACCCTGATCGGCGGCGGTCACATCCTGCCCTACGTCGGCAGCGGCGATCGCGACGCGCAGCGCGCCATCATCGACGCGTCGACCGCGTTTTTCGATTGGTACCTCAAGCACGAGCGCGGCGCCCGCAGCCGCCTGCTCGCCGTCGGCCGGCGCCCGCGGGTGCGCCTCGACGCCAACCTGTGA
- a CDS encoding GNAT family N-acetyltransferase, producing the protein MSVVVQPLGEDRLDEAERVFRLAFGTFLGVREPLQFTGDCAYVRTRWQADPTAAWAALLDGRLAGTNFATRWGSFAFFGPLSVRPEWWERGIARRLLEVTMQRFEEWGVRHAGLYTFGHSPKHVALYQRYGFLPHYLTAIVSKSVAADAAVSPDECRSALTSAQRAAARAECAAVTDAIFAGLDVGREIDAVQNQALGDTLLLRGDRGLRGFAVCHVGPGTEAGDGVCYAKFAAVAPGAGAAPAFDDLLRLCERYAALRGAAQLVTGINTARAPAYRALLARGFRAYALGVAMQRPDAPGFNRPDAWVLDDWR; encoded by the coding sequence ATGTCCGTGGTCGTGCAGCCGCTCGGCGAGGATCGCCTCGACGAGGCGGAGCGGGTGTTCCGCCTCGCCTTCGGCACCTTCCTCGGCGTGCGCGAGCCGTTGCAGTTCACCGGCGACTGCGCCTACGTGCGCACGCGCTGGCAGGCCGACCCGACGGCCGCCTGGGCGGCGCTGCTCGACGGCAGGCTCGCCGGCACCAATTTCGCCACCCGTTGGGGGAGCTTCGCCTTCTTCGGCCCGCTCAGCGTGCGCCCGGAGTGGTGGGAGCGCGGCATCGCGCGCCGCCTGCTCGAGGTCACCATGCAGCGCTTCGAGGAGTGGGGCGTGCGCCACGCCGGGCTCTATACTTTCGGGCACAGCCCGAAGCACGTCGCGCTCTACCAGCGCTACGGGTTCCTTCCGCACTACCTCACGGCCATCGTCAGCAAGTCCGTCGCCGCCGACGCCGCGGTCTCGCCCGACGAGTGCCGGTCGGCGCTGACCTCGGCGCAGCGGGCCGCGGCGCGCGCCGAGTGCGCGGCGGTGACCGACGCGATCTTCGCCGGCCTCGACGTCGGGCGCGAGATCGATGCGGTGCAGAACCAGGCGCTCGGCGACACGCTGCTGCTGCGCGGCGACCGCGGCCTGCGCGGCTTCGCGGTCTGCCACGTCGGCCCCGGCACCGAGGCCGGCGATGGAGTCTGCTACGCCAAGTTCGCCGCCGTCGCGCCCGGCGCCGGCGCCGCGCCGGCGTTCGACGACCTGCTGCGCCTGTGCGAGCGCTACGCGGCGCTGCGCGGCGCGGCGCAGCTCGTCACCGGCATCAACACCGCGCGCGCGCCCGCCTACCGGGCCCTGCTGGCGCGCGGATTCCGCGCCTACGCGCT